A section of the Arcobacter roscoffensis genome encodes:
- a CDS encoding sensor histidine kinase, with the protein MVISKLKKIIAYFDDLSFKYKTSFLVFIIAGGMICIVILSQISTFTIKQDFDVLFDKRTKSLIKLENIKDTYNVNIQATIKDLENDELTLNQAKDVLLLAQQLINKNWNSYKEELEKKADRFYIISFIKKFFINEENYFENEVLKKNIMRNVDKKMFQIKYDLNYMIENKIDYDYANLNLEINAISIYITSLINYDLSLAINEKRNTQKIFNIIMIFSIISIILVFLFSIILSVYIINNFKTLHNTLEQKVEEKTKELTELNAYLEIKVSKEVAQNRKKDIIMFQQARLASLGEMLNNIAHQWRQPLGSITMIVQSFQTKMLMGKLTDTFVDEKVNDALLLANNMSQTLDDFKNFFSPNKQRSKFLIKDCIEHSIELSKYSLEKQSIQIKFEIKQNVELHTFYNELSHVFLNIISNSKDALCSTINKNDRIIKIIVNKYKHNVVVNLIDNGGGINEEIVPKIFEPYYTTKYKSAGTGIGLYMSKQIIEKHMNGSISYKNIVHKIKPNDNTNFKCSLFTIKIPISNNKEAINE; encoded by the coding sequence ATGGTAATAAGTAAATTAAAAAAAATAATTGCATATTTTGATGATTTAAGTTTCAAATACAAAACTTCTTTTTTAGTTTTTATTATTGCTGGTGGTATGATTTGTATAGTTATTCTATCTCAGATTTCAACTTTTACAATCAAACAAGATTTTGACGTACTTTTTGATAAAAGAACAAAAAGTTTAATTAAATTAGAGAACATAAAAGATACCTATAATGTAAATATTCAAGCTACTATTAAAGACTTGGAGAATGATGAACTAACACTAAATCAAGCAAAAGATGTTTTACTTTTAGCTCAACAACTTATAAATAAAAACTGGAATTCATATAAAGAAGAGTTAGAAAAAAAAGCTGATAGATTTTATATAATTTCATTTATAAAAAAGTTTTTCATAAATGAAGAGAACTATTTTGAAAATGAAGTTCTAAAGAAAAATATTATGAGAAATGTTGATAAAAAAATGTTTCAAATAAAGTATGATTTAAACTATATGATTGAAAATAAAATAGACTATGATTATGCAAATTTAAATCTAGAAATAAATGCCATTTCTATTTATATTACAAGTTTGATTAATTATGATTTATCCCTTGCTATAAATGAAAAGAGAAATACCCAAAAGATTTTCAATATAATCATGATTTTTTCAATTATATCTATTATTTTAGTGTTTTTATTTTCTATTATCTTGTCAGTTTATATAATCAATAATTTTAAAACTTTACATAATACCTTAGAGCAAAAAGTAGAAGAGAAAACAAAAGAGCTAACAGAACTGAATGCTTACCTAGAGATAAAAGTATCAAAAGAGGTTGCTCAAAATAGAAAGAAAGATATAATTATGTTTCAACAAGCTAGACTTGCAAGTTTAGGTGAAATGCTAAATAACATAGCCCATCAATGGAGACAACCACTAGGATCTATTACTATGATTGTTCAAAGCTTCCAAACAAAAATGTTAATGGGAAAATTAACTGATACCTTTGTTGATGAAAAAGTAAATGATGCTTTGCTTTTAGCAAATAACATGTCTCAAACCTTAGATGATTTTAAAAACTTTTTTAGCCCCAATAAACAAAGAAGTAAGTTTTTAATCAAAGATTGTATTGAACACTCTATTGAGCTTTCAAAATACTCTTTAGAAAAACAAAGTATTCAAATAAAATTTGAAATCAAACAAAATGTAGAACTTCATACTTTCTATAATGAACTATCTCATGTATTTTTAAATATCATTTCCAATTCAAAGGATGCTTTATGTAGTACTATTAATAAAAATGATAGAATTATAAAAATAATTGTAAATAAATATAAGCATAATGTAGTAGTAAATCTAATAGATAATGGTGGAGGAATCAATGAAGAGATTGTTCCTAAAATCTTTGAACCATATTACACTACAAAATATAAAAGTGCCGGAACTGGTATTGGTTTATATATGTCAAAGCAAATAATTGAAAAACATATGAATGGCTCTATTTCATATAAAAATATTGTACATAAAATAAAACCAAATGATAATACAAATTTTAAATGTTCCTTATTTACAATAAAAATCCCAATTTCAAATAATAAAGAGGCTATAAATGAATAA
- a CDS encoding metallophosphoesterase — MQKVDLKNTYVISDIHGCYYTMLALIKKLPSNANLIFVGDLCDRGLYSKKVIEFVKNNNYPCILGNHDFYLLDNIEDCLNGAKVRWNTKEYMGGLVTIDNYKNDLDTLKEHLEWIKTLPQYLIIENYFITHAFCMPYFKRRNDKSKTHAMMTNRISDKDEWDWDWEKDWKKYEYINIYGHESSKNIVRKHNYICIDTACVYGGKLSALNLDSLEVIQQDLIKKDVLL, encoded by the coding sequence ATGCAAAAGGTTGATTTAAAAAACACCTATGTTATCTCTGACATACATGGCTGTTATTATACTATGCTAGCTTTGATAAAGAAGCTTCCATCAAATGCTAATTTAATTTTTGTGGGAGATTTATGTGATAGAGGACTTTACTCTAAAAAAGTAATAGAGTTTGTAAAAAACAATAATTATCCATGTATTTTAGGAAATCACGACTTTTATCTTTTAGATAATATAGAAGATTGTTTAAATGGTGCTAAGGTTAGATGGAATACAAAAGAGTATATGGGTGGACTTGTAACTATTGATAACTATAAAAACGATTTAGATACGCTAAAAGAGCATTTAGAATGGATTAAAACTCTACCTCAATACCTAATAATAGAAAACTATTTTATTACTCATGCTTTTTGCATGCCCTACTTTAAAAGAAGAAATGATAAATCAAAAACTCATGCTATGATGACAAATCGAATTTCAGATAAAGACGAATGGGATTGGGATTGGGAAAAAGATTGGAAGAAGTATGAGTATATAAATATATATGGTCATGAGTCTTCAAAAAATATAGTAAGAAAACATAACTATATTTGTATTGATACAGCTTGTGTTTATGGTGGAAAACTTAGTGCTTTAAATTTAGATAGTTTAGAAGTAATACAACAAGACTTAATAAAAAAAGATGTGCTACTTTAA
- a CDS encoding ATP-binding cassette domain-containing protein translates to MIFNLENETISYENKKVLDSINLSIKKGEKIALLGSSGSGKSTLLKRLYEIKSEEVSYLPQDLGLVNNLTSYHNVYTATLEKKSTIYNLINLIRPFKKDLYEVSKILKELECESKLLTKSLNLSGGQKQRVAIAKSIYSGKNILLADEPISALDEYICKKSIDIMHKSFETIICAMHNVDLAIENFDRIIGIKNGKILLDKQTTSISKEDTNRLYYVVE, encoded by the coding sequence ATGATTTTTAATTTAGAAAATGAAACAATCTCTTATGAAAATAAAAAAGTTTTAGATTCTATTAATTTGTCAATAAAGAAGGGCGAAAAAATCGCTCTTCTTGGTTCAAGTGGAAGCGGGAAGTCAACACTTTTAAAAAGATTATATGAAATAAAAAGCGAAGAAGTTTCATATTTACCACAAGATTTAGGTTTAGTAAACAACCTTACTTCTTATCACAATGTTTATACAGCAACACTTGAAAAAAAATCAACAATTTATAATTTAATAAATCTAATTAGACCTTTTAAAAAGGACTTATATGAGGTGTCAAAGATTTTAAAAGAGCTTGAATGTGAAAGTAAGCTTTTAACAAAGTCTTTAAATCTATCAGGTGGGCAAAAACAAAGAGTAGCAATTGCTAAATCTATTTATTCAGGTAAAAATATTCTTTTAGCAGATGAACCAATATCTGCTCTTGATGAATATATATGTAAAAAGTCAATTGATATTATGCATAAATCCTTTGAAACAATTATTTGTGCGATGCATAATGTGGATTTAGCAATTGAAAACTTTGATAGAATAATTGGTATAAAAAATGGAAAGATACTTCTAGATAAACAAACTACATCTATTTCAAAAGAGGATACAAATAGGCTTTATTATGTTGTTGAGTAG
- a CDS encoding PhnE/PtxC family ABC transporter permease yields the protein MSSKSRELNVSLIFLAVFVISLFFADLEISAYEPFLELSKFISGIKDINFSSIDTLLEAVLQTIYIATISIVLSAVFGFILSFYFKYMLVRVTLAYIRAIHEIFWALIFLQIFGLNTITAILAISLPYSAILAKVYAEILEEYDTFDEKTISQKVSKISAFFYTKLPNAMPHLISYTLYRFECAMKSSAILGFVGIATLGYYLSSSFNEGHYNDVWLMLIIFYILIATIKFWFNKFTVLILFVISFIQMPMSINSFSYDNLVRFLTEDIIPSPIKNDYTLIEGFNWFSKIFVNEIVPGVFNTVVLTQISLVTTAILALILFPMISYRFVSKTGRFFSHILLVVLRSTPEYILAFLFLSIFGASMLPAVLALMLHNGAIIAFIIGKQSNEMQYVLDKSSHLNLYAYEVLPRLYSSFLAFLFYRWEVIMRESAILGILGVATLGFYIDSALADIRLDKVVILLFFTALLNISIDLISKKVRDYLKADEKLIGCGCDLK from the coding sequence TTGAGTAGTAAATCAAGAGAATTAAATGTAAGTTTGATTTTTCTTGCTGTATTTGTAATATCTCTATTTTTTGCAGATTTAGAGATCTCTGCTTATGAACCTTTTTTAGAATTAAGTAAATTTATATCAGGAATAAAAGATATAAATTTTTCTTCAATTGATACTTTACTTGAAGCAGTTTTACAAACTATTTATATTGCAACAATCTCTATAGTTTTATCAGCTGTATTTGGTTTTATACTATCATTTTATTTTAAATATATGCTAGTTAGAGTTACTTTAGCTTATATAAGAGCAATTCATGAAATATTTTGGGCATTAATTTTTCTTCAAATTTTTGGTTTAAATACAATAACAGCTATTTTGGCAATTTCCTTACCTTATAGTGCTATACTTGCAAAAGTTTATGCTGAAATCCTTGAAGAGTATGATACTTTTGATGAAAAAACTATTTCTCAAAAAGTATCAAAAATATCAGCATTTTTTTATACAAAGTTACCAAATGCTATGCCTCATTTAATCTCATATACACTATATAGATTTGAGTGTGCTATGAAATCTTCTGCAATTTTGGGTTTTGTAGGAATTGCAACTTTAGGATACTACTTATCTTCATCTTTTAATGAAGGTCATTATAATGATGTATGGCTTATGTTAATCATCTTTTATATACTTATTGCAACTATTAAATTTTGGTTTAATAAGTTTACTGTATTGATTTTATTTGTAATATCATTTATTCAAATGCCTATGAGTATAAATTCTTTTTCTTATGATAATTTAGTGCGATTTTTAACAGAAGATATTATTCCAAGTCCAATAAAAAATGATTATACTTTAATAGAAGGCTTTAATTGGTTCTCTAAAATTTTTGTAAATGAAATAGTTCCAGGAGTTTTTAATACTGTAGTTTTAACTCAGATTTCTTTAGTAACTACAGCTATTTTAGCACTTATTTTATTCCCAATGATTTCATATAGGTTTGTAAGTAAAACAGGTAGGTTCTTTTCACATATACTCTTAGTAGTTTTAAGATCAACTCCTGAGTATATTTTAGCTTTCTTATTTTTATCTATTTTTGGTGCTTCTATGCTTCCAGCAGTTCTAGCTTTAATGCTTCATAATGGAGCAATTATAGCATTTATAATTGGTAAACAATCAAATGAAATGCAGTATGTATTAGATAAGTCAAGTCATTTAAATCTATATGCTTATGAAGTACTACCAAGGCTTTATAGTTCATTTTTAGCTTTTTTATTTTATAGATGGGAAGTAATCATGAGAGAGTCTGCAATACTTGGTATTTTAGGGGTTGCGACTTTAGGTTTTTATATAGATTCAGCCCTAGCAGATATTAGATTAGATAAAGTTGTAATACTTCTATTTTTCACAGCACTTTTAAATATTTCTATTGATTTAATCTCAAAAAAAGTAAGGGATTATCTAAAAGCAGATGAAAAACTTATAGGATGTGGCTGCGATTTAAAGTAG
- a CDS encoding putative selenate ABC transporter substrate-binding protein, which produces MKKILFAVAFLATTLFSQTFTFTAIPDQDETKLKERFSKLAVYLTKELGVDVKFVPVKSYSASVAAFRNNQVQLAWFGGFSGVKARLLVKDSQAIAQGVEDPKFYSYIIAHKSTGLDKAKTLPEAVKGKTFTFGSKGSTSGRLMPEYFIRETFNAAPADVFKKVGFSGNHSKTISLVQSGAYELGAVNYKVWDRELKAGNIDTSKVKVIYKTPDYYDYNFTIRADVDKNYGEGFIKKVQAALLKLDDRDILDAFPRAKFIEAKNSDYDKVLETGRKIGLID; this is translated from the coding sequence ATGAAAAAAATTCTTTTCGCAGTTGCATTTTTAGCAACTACACTATTTTCACAAACATTTACGTTTACAGCAATTCCTGATCAGGATGAAACAAAGTTAAAAGAGAGATTCTCTAAATTAGCAGTTTACTTAACAAAAGAGTTAGGTGTTGATGTTAAGTTTGTTCCAGTTAAGTCTTATTCTGCATCTGTTGCTGCATTTAGAAATAATCAAGTTCAATTAGCATGGTTTGGTGGTTTTTCAGGTGTTAAAGCAAGACTTTTAGTTAAAGATTCACAAGCAATCGCTCAAGGTGTTGAAGATCCAAAGTTCTACTCTTATATTATTGCTCATAAAAGTACTGGATTAGATAAAGCTAAAACTTTACCAGAAGCTGTTAAAGGTAAGACTTTTACATTTGGTTCAAAAGGTTCTACTTCTGGTAGATTAATGCCTGAATACTTTATTAGAGAGACTTTTAATGCAGCTCCTGCTGATGTATTTAAAAAAGTTGGTTTCTCAGGAAATCACTCTAAAACTATCTCTTTAGTTCAAAGCGGTGCTTATGAATTAGGTGCTGTTAACTATAAAGTATGGGATAGAGAGTTAAAAGCTGGAAATATTGATACTTCAAAAGTTAAAGTTATCTATAAAACTCCAGATTACTATGACTACAACTTTACAATTAGAGCTGATGTAGATAAAAATTATGGTGAAGGTTTCATCAAAAAAGTTCAAGCTGCATTATTAAAGCTTGATGATAGAGATATCCTAGATGCATTCCCAAGAGCTAAGTTTATCGAAGCTAAAAACTCTGATTATGATAAGGTTTTAGAAACTGGTAGAAAAATCGGACTTATTGACTAA
- a CDS encoding response regulator has protein sequence MNNRDLNILQQFNILYLEDDVSLLKHTKDVLEDFVNNIYAVKTSNEAMDILLNKKVDIIISDILLEDENGIDFLKHIKQKNITIPTILTTAHTDTKYLLEAIKLKVENYIVKPINIKELLNSLHDVLLPIVQQKEIQKNSNVIRTISAITDSKQVDIVKFIINNLDNENQFTASYSDIMEEISISKPTLIKLFKELAEKNILVKVQHKTYRFNESALEHI, from the coding sequence ATGAATAACAGAGATTTAAATATCTTACAACAATTTAATATTTTATACTTAGAAGATGATGTAAGTCTATTGAAACATACAAAAGATGTTTTAGAAGACTTTGTAAACAATATCTACGCAGTAAAAACTTCTAATGAAGCTATGGATATATTATTAAATAAAAAAGTTGATATTATTATCTCTGATATTCTACTTGAAGATGAAAATGGAATTGATTTTTTAAAACACATTAAACAAAAAAATATCACTATTCCAACTATTTTAACAACAGCTCATACGGATACAAAATATTTACTTGAAGCCATAAAATTAAAAGTAGAAAACTATATAGTAAAACCAATAAATATAAAAGAGTTACTAAATAGCTTACATGATGTATTGCTTCCTATAGTTCAACAAAAAGAGATTCAAAAGAACTCAAATGTAATTAGAACTATTTCAGCTATCACAGATAGTAAGCAAGTTGATATTGTAAAATTTATCATCAATAACCTAGACAATGAAAACCAATTTACAGCTTCATACAGTGATATTATGGAAGAGATTTCTATTTCAAAACCAACACTTATAAAACTTTTTAAAGAACTTGCTGAAAAAAATATTTTAGTTAAAGTACAACATAAAACATATAGATTTAATGAGTCTGCCCTAGAGCATATTTAA